The following coding sequences lie in one Arachis ipaensis cultivar K30076 chromosome B03, Araip1.1, whole genome shotgun sequence genomic window:
- the LOC107630367 gene encoding uncharacterized protein LOC107630367 isoform X3 has translation MPGTIMVSVLEFMDLPLSSSTSIRVSMGKIEYQISDKGNYSFPLTSLRDDLIVKILEADGNEIARTGIHVRLILEKGVWEDMFTLGEGHLHLKLQFILSYEERDRIRIMRQSALKKKHDELLSSRRRGAETDSSTVIGNDALPFHTNDEVSESKNHLQHKAVSRLHGPVVLFNKESDTRSVVGGVQLDKKKLKPNSADQYKSTKPVLQVANLAQSPHKGKKPMNQSSPEEQYQDILSSEEMANRLRRSEQNDSMTNNPIQPMMEEDSPQYFEVKRAMWRTPSNVRKMISAFESGLAQDMRPYIKPPPTKYQSSKIERKDSSKTRYLEQDKSQDAEPAAILQENVNKRTDSNARNKLDKYYPFESSGAWIFPDESRKMCITTSGKSLNGVEESQDKNCLSHQRSLHFSQLENKGKNAEHFRTGTKGSKNERIKESRGSTTRGSSADNADENSGGPVNQVIKVAIIVGFGILVFLTRQRKKRCEN, from the exons ATGCCAGGCACTATCATGGTTTCAG TACTGGAATTCATGGATCTTCCATTATCTTCATCGACTTCCATAAGGG TTTCCATGGGGAAGATAGAGTACCAAATCAGTGACAAGGGAAACTATTCTTT CCCTTTAACTAGCCTCCGTGATGATTTGATTGTAAAGATTCTTGAGGCTGATGGGAATGAAATAGCACGTACAG GAATTCATGTGAGGTTGATATTAGAGAAAGGTGTTTGGGAAGACATGTTTACCCTTGGGGAAGGACACTTGCATTTGAAGTTGCAGTTCATCCTTAGCTACGAAGAGCGCGATAGAATTCGCATAATG AGACAATCTGCACTAAAGAAAAAACATGATGAGCTTCTTAGTAGTCGTCGAAGAGGTGCAGAAACCGACAGCAGTACTGTTATTGGCAATGATGCATTACCTTTCCACACAAATGATGAGGTCTCAG AATCAAAGAATCACCTTCAGCATAAAGCAGTTTCTCGGCTACATGGTCCTGTTGTTCTTTTCAACAAGGAATCTGATACTAGAAGCGTAGTTGGTGGGGTTCAGCTTGACAAGAAGAAACTAAAACCA AACTCTGCAGATCAATATAAATCAACTAAACCAGTGTTGCAAGTAGCTAATCTCGCTCAATCGCCTCACAAGGGTAAGAAACCTATGAATCAGTCATCACCTGAGGAACAGTATCAGGACATACTTAGTTCAGAAGAAatggcaaataggttaagaagaTCAGAACAAAATGATTCTATGACCAATAATCCAATCCAACCTATGATGGAAGAAGATAGTCCGCAATATTTTGAGGTGAAAAGAGCGATGTGGAGAACTCCTAGTAATGTGAGGAAGATGATAAGTGCTTTCGAAAGTGGTCTGGCTCAG GATATGAGACCTTACATTAAACCACCTCCAACAAAATATCAGTCAagtaaaattgaaagaaaagattCATCCAAGACTCGGTACTTGGAGCAAGATAAGTCACAGGATGCCGAGCCGGCAGCCATCTTGCAAGAGAATGTGAACAAAAGAACAGATTCGAATGCCAGAAATAAATTGGACAAGTATTATCCTTTTGAAAGTTCTGGGGCTTGGATATTCCCAGATGAATCAAGAAAGATGTGCATAACGACAAGTGGTAAAAGCTTAAATGGTGTAGAGGAAAGTCAGGACAAAAACTGCTTAAGCCATCAAAGAAGTTTGCATTTCTCACAGTTAGAAAATAAGGGGAAG AATGCAGAGCATTTTAGAACTGGAACTAAGGGGAGCAAGAATGAGAGGATTAAGGAAAGTAGAGGCTCTACGACAAGAGGTTCTTCTGCTGATAATGCAGATGAAAACTCTGGTGGGCCAGTTAATCAG GTAATAAAAGTTGCAATCATTGTTGGCTTTGGAATACTTGTTTTCCTTACCAGACAAAGAAAGAAAAGGTGTGAAAATTAG
- the LOC107630367 gene encoding uncharacterized protein LOC107630367 isoform X1, translating into MPGTIMVSVLEFMDLPLSSSTSIRVSMGKIEYQISDKGNYSFPLTSLRDDLIVKILEADGNEIARTGIHVRLILEKGVWEDMFTLGEGHLHLKLQFILSYEERDRIRIMRQSALKKKHDELLSSRRRGAETDSSTVIGNDALPFHTNDERLFPDVLSAPSSEESKNHLQHKAVSRLHGPVVLFNKESDTRSVVGGVQLDKKKLKPNSADQYKSTKPVLQVANLAQSPHKGKKPMNQSSPEEQYQDILSSEEMANRLRRSEQNDSMTNNPIQPMMEEDSPQYFEVKRAMWRTPSNVRKMISAFESGLAQDMRPYIKPPPTKYQSSKIERKDSSKTRYLEQDKSQDAEPAAILQENVNKRTDSNARNKLDKYYPFESSGAWIFPDESRKMCITTSGKSLNGVEESQDKNCLSHQRSLHFSQLENKGKNAEHFRTGTKGSKNERIKESRGSTTRGSSADNADENSGGPVNQVIKVAIIVGFGILVFLTRQRKKRCEN; encoded by the exons ATGCCAGGCACTATCATGGTTTCAG TACTGGAATTCATGGATCTTCCATTATCTTCATCGACTTCCATAAGGG TTTCCATGGGGAAGATAGAGTACCAAATCAGTGACAAGGGAAACTATTCTTT CCCTTTAACTAGCCTCCGTGATGATTTGATTGTAAAGATTCTTGAGGCTGATGGGAATGAAATAGCACGTACAG GAATTCATGTGAGGTTGATATTAGAGAAAGGTGTTTGGGAAGACATGTTTACCCTTGGGGAAGGACACTTGCATTTGAAGTTGCAGTTCATCCTTAGCTACGAAGAGCGCGATAGAATTCGCATAATG AGACAATCTGCACTAAAGAAAAAACATGATGAGCTTCTTAGTAGTCGTCGAAGAGGTGCAGAAACCGACAGCAGTACTGTTATTGGCAATGATGCATTACCTTTCCACACAAATGATGAG AGGCTTTTTCCTGATGTTTTAAGTGCTCCATCTTCTGAAGAATCAAAGAATCACCTTCAGCATAAAGCAGTTTCTCGGCTACATGGTCCTGTTGTTCTTTTCAACAAGGAATCTGATACTAGAAGCGTAGTTGGTGGGGTTCAGCTTGACAAGAAGAAACTAAAACCA AACTCTGCAGATCAATATAAATCAACTAAACCAGTGTTGCAAGTAGCTAATCTCGCTCAATCGCCTCACAAGGGTAAGAAACCTATGAATCAGTCATCACCTGAGGAACAGTATCAGGACATACTTAGTTCAGAAGAAatggcaaataggttaagaagaTCAGAACAAAATGATTCTATGACCAATAATCCAATCCAACCTATGATGGAAGAAGATAGTCCGCAATATTTTGAGGTGAAAAGAGCGATGTGGAGAACTCCTAGTAATGTGAGGAAGATGATAAGTGCTTTCGAAAGTGGTCTGGCTCAG GATATGAGACCTTACATTAAACCACCTCCAACAAAATATCAGTCAagtaaaattgaaagaaaagattCATCCAAGACTCGGTACTTGGAGCAAGATAAGTCACAGGATGCCGAGCCGGCAGCCATCTTGCAAGAGAATGTGAACAAAAGAACAGATTCGAATGCCAGAAATAAATTGGACAAGTATTATCCTTTTGAAAGTTCTGGGGCTTGGATATTCCCAGATGAATCAAGAAAGATGTGCATAACGACAAGTGGTAAAAGCTTAAATGGTGTAGAGGAAAGTCAGGACAAAAACTGCTTAAGCCATCAAAGAAGTTTGCATTTCTCACAGTTAGAAAATAAGGGGAAG AATGCAGAGCATTTTAGAACTGGAACTAAGGGGAGCAAGAATGAGAGGATTAAGGAAAGTAGAGGCTCTACGACAAGAGGTTCTTCTGCTGATAATGCAGATGAAAACTCTGGTGGGCCAGTTAATCAG GTAATAAAAGTTGCAATCATTGTTGGCTTTGGAATACTTGTTTTCCTTACCAGACAAAGAAAGAAAAGGTGTGAAAATTAG
- the LOC107630367 gene encoding uncharacterized protein LOC107630367 isoform X2, translating to MPGTIMVSVLEFMDLPLSSSTSIRVSMGKIEYQISDKGNYSFPLTSLRDDLIVKILEADGNEIARTGIHVRLILEKGVWEDMFTLGEGHLHLKLQFILSYEERDRIRIMRQSALKKKHDELLSSRRRGAETDSSTVIGNDALPFHTNDERLFPDVLSAPSSEESKNHLQHKAVSRLHGPVVLFNKESDTRSVVGGVQLDKKKLKPNSADQYKSTKPVLQVANLAQSPHKGKKPMNQSSPEEQYQDILSSEEMANRLRRSEQNDSMTNNPIQPMMEEDSPQYFEVKRAMWRTPSNVRKMISAFESGLAQDMRPYIKPPPTKYQSSKIERKDSSKTRYLEQDKSQDAEPAAILQENVNKRTDSNARNKLDKYYPFESSGAWIFPDESRKMCITTSGKSLNGVEESQDKNCLSHQRSLHFSQLENKGKNAEHFRTGTKGSKNERIKESRGSTTRGSSADNADENSGGPVNQVIKVAIIVGFGILVFLTRQRKKR from the exons ATGCCAGGCACTATCATGGTTTCAG TACTGGAATTCATGGATCTTCCATTATCTTCATCGACTTCCATAAGGG TTTCCATGGGGAAGATAGAGTACCAAATCAGTGACAAGGGAAACTATTCTTT CCCTTTAACTAGCCTCCGTGATGATTTGATTGTAAAGATTCTTGAGGCTGATGGGAATGAAATAGCACGTACAG GAATTCATGTGAGGTTGATATTAGAGAAAGGTGTTTGGGAAGACATGTTTACCCTTGGGGAAGGACACTTGCATTTGAAGTTGCAGTTCATCCTTAGCTACGAAGAGCGCGATAGAATTCGCATAATG AGACAATCTGCACTAAAGAAAAAACATGATGAGCTTCTTAGTAGTCGTCGAAGAGGTGCAGAAACCGACAGCAGTACTGTTATTGGCAATGATGCATTACCTTTCCACACAAATGATGAG AGGCTTTTTCCTGATGTTTTAAGTGCTCCATCTTCTGAAGAATCAAAGAATCACCTTCAGCATAAAGCAGTTTCTCGGCTACATGGTCCTGTTGTTCTTTTCAACAAGGAATCTGATACTAGAAGCGTAGTTGGTGGGGTTCAGCTTGACAAGAAGAAACTAAAACCA AACTCTGCAGATCAATATAAATCAACTAAACCAGTGTTGCAAGTAGCTAATCTCGCTCAATCGCCTCACAAGGGTAAGAAACCTATGAATCAGTCATCACCTGAGGAACAGTATCAGGACATACTTAGTTCAGAAGAAatggcaaataggttaagaagaTCAGAACAAAATGATTCTATGACCAATAATCCAATCCAACCTATGATGGAAGAAGATAGTCCGCAATATTTTGAGGTGAAAAGAGCGATGTGGAGAACTCCTAGTAATGTGAGGAAGATGATAAGTGCTTTCGAAAGTGGTCTGGCTCAG GATATGAGACCTTACATTAAACCACCTCCAACAAAATATCAGTCAagtaaaattgaaagaaaagattCATCCAAGACTCGGTACTTGGAGCAAGATAAGTCACAGGATGCCGAGCCGGCAGCCATCTTGCAAGAGAATGTGAACAAAAGAACAGATTCGAATGCCAGAAATAAATTGGACAAGTATTATCCTTTTGAAAGTTCTGGGGCTTGGATATTCCCAGATGAATCAAGAAAGATGTGCATAACGACAAGTGGTAAAAGCTTAAATGGTGTAGAGGAAAGTCAGGACAAAAACTGCTTAAGCCATCAAAGAAGTTTGCATTTCTCACAGTTAGAAAATAAGGGGAAG AATGCAGAGCATTTTAGAACTGGAACTAAGGGGAGCAAGAATGAGAGGATTAAGGAAAGTAGAGGCTCTACGACAAGAGGTTCTTCTGCTGATAATGCAGATGAAAACTCTGGTGGGCCAGTTAATCAG GTAATAAAAGTTGCAATCATTGTTGGCTTTGGAATACTTGTTTTCCTTACCAGACAAAGAAAGAAAAG ATAG